The region TCTTCTATTATCACTTCTTCCCTAATGTGAAAATCTATCAGATTGATAGATTTCCAAACACACATTTATCAGGGATTTGGATTCAAATTTAATTGCTGGCTTCATACATTTATTGCAGAATATTTTGCTCTCAAATGTAGTCACTTGTTAGCTGCTACCCGAAGAACTACTATTGAATTTAGTtataatatttcatttctgctGTCATGAATTTGGAAGGTGGATGCTAATGTGCACTAATCCCCCTTCAAGTTTTCCTCACAAATAATAAGCAACCATGTCTTAGAAAAGCATTTGCCTACCGTGTTCGCAGTTCAGACATTAGAACCATGTTTAACTAGAGATGACCTGGTGAATCATAACAAAGAAACCTTCTTATAATTGAACTAAAGTATCCTCTGATACTGCTTACCATTTTCAACAAGACAACACAAAACTAGTGGTGAATCACatcaaatatataaatatgcCCATTTCTATTAATCAGCATTGTCATAATCACCTACACCATTACAAAAATGTTTCTAATGCCATTTCAAATAATGCTACAAGCAATTTTCGAGTCAAAACTAAAATGAATCTTGTTCAGTTGTAACTGCAAGAGGACTCCATTAGCACTATTTTATCGTTATAACAAGTTAAAACATGGCAATAAACATTTACACATTTTTCACCCTTATTATAAAGTAGAACCAAGCATGTACATTTTGCTGTTTACAGTCCAGTACTTGGAAATCCTTGATACAGAAAAATTCCAGACTCAAGAATTTATCTTGACTTCCTCTCTCATAATGTCATACATAGTCAAAAGGCAAAGTACTAAAGACGCACGTTGATAATACCTTCACTTGCGGGATGAAAACCAGCTCTTACTTCcttaaatttgattttgatacATGTAGAATTGTGACAAAAGTTTATTCAAGTCCACAGCTCTAATCTAGTTTCTGTGGCTTTCATTTGGTTTAGGAATTTTCTTGTACTCATAGTCGTTAATGTCCACTTTTTGTTGCAAAACCTGCGCAACGAGAAATAAAAATTGAACCATAGAACTTCGTGATCACATTACATCAAGTTGCTAATGAAAGAGAGAACATACCTTTAGCTCATCCTCCAATGAAATCTTTTTTGGCTGGTATGCATCCACTGGCCCTGTTCTAGACAAGGCTTTTCTTGCTTCAATGATTTCCCATTCCTGATCATCTTTCACCTTTGCAATATCCTTACTGGATGGACACAGTTAGATTATAATTTAGAATGAGGATGGAGCAAAACAAGATGAACATTGGAAAAAAGAATGGATAGGTAAAACATAAAACTCCTTACATAAATCCCTAAACACTAAACTCAGAGGTTAGTCACAAGCCAAGTCAAACTAATTAAACTATGAAACTTAATACCAAACTGAAAGTACAGCAAAATAAACTTGGATGTTtaagaaaaagataaaacaaAAAACTCCAAGAAGATGAGCTAAGCTTCGGCCTATTATTTACATTTATTCCATTTGTTATTCCCCGTCCCCATTTACATCAATTCCCAAAGTAATTTTGCAAAAGATTAACAAAACAGGGAATTTCAATCACAAACAATAACGGCAACAAAAGCCTTAATCCACTAAGTGAGGTTGGCTATATGATCATACTACACCATTGAACTCGATTAAAAACCAGAATTTGAGAGCTATTATTGATGATGAGATCATTTTTAACAATATCTTCCAATGTTCTTTTTGGTCTCCCTCTACTCTTCTTCACAAGACTAGAGACCATGTTATCGATTCTTCTCATGGGTGCCTTCAAAGGTCTTACATGTCCATACCACCTTAACTGATTTTTCGTCAGCTTCTCCACGATAGGCACCACCCCAATATCTCATCTTATACAATCACCGCTTATCTTATCCTTTCTAGTGTGACCACTCATCCATCTTAACATTCTCATTTCTGCTACTCCAACTTTTTTCTCATGTAACCAACCATGAAGAtatttgtaaatatttttttttggaaggaaAACAGAAGCTGCCTGATGCGGAGCCTGGAGAAGAGCCCttaaacaaattaaagtaaaaaaaaaaattggaccaTTAACAAACCTATCCTACTTCAGTGATAACCTCCTTCTGTAGTACAAATGAAGCACAATAACAGCATGAAATGCTCGCTCCAAAAAAATTGTTGCATTTCATGGCAAAAAAGTTCACCTGTTTTCATAAATAATGGACCTGAGTTTGCAGTTTTTCACAACAATCAGGTTTCAGGACTACTATTATTTAAAAACATTTCCAGGCCAACCAAACTCTATGCCCACAATGTTGTACGTAAAGTGCATTCCTCCTGgtttcaaaaactaaattttcatGTCCGGCGCTATTGAAGTTTCAAAACCATTCAATTCATTAGTCAAAGAACTTGCCCCCTTTGCTGCAATGTACTCACACTCAATGGCCATCTGTATCACTGTTGCACAGAAGCATTTGGCTTTGAACAAATTGTATATATTGTTGCAGATAAGATATTTGTAAATATACATTATACAATCCATTAACTCAATTTGTTATTCTACCCCATTGCCTGTTTGATCTTCTAATATAGCTTCTTTTTACCTAGCAATTGAAAAAGGAATTCCAGCAACTAAAGCATGGGCTATGGAGAAACCTACCTTCCTTGCAAGAGATGAGCAAGGCCAAGAGAGCCAAGGACAGTAAGAGAGATCATAGGAAGACCATATCTGACAAAAGGGCTTTTCCTGCCCCATCTTTTGAATGAAGTAGCTGGATTCTGACTCTGATGAACTGTAGAAGTCATTGGGTTTGTTTCAATGTTCAAATTACGCCTGAAATGAGTGATGAACCAAACAAACCAGTGAGAATATAGCTTGAAATTCAATGACCATTTTCATACGCATTCTATCAAACATGTAAGGTGCATAAAAACAAACAGAAAAAAAAGCAGATTCTATAGCACATAAACAGAACAAACCTCAGTCACAGATAGAGACAAGCTATGAGATATAACAGATTCACACGGCGACAGAGGTAAACCGGAGAAAGATGGGTCGAGAATTGCAGGCGGTGCTGGAGGAACAAAGAATGTTTCAACTAATAGAAATTTTTACCCTAAACTAATGGGAGTTTTTGGTCAACAAAATAATAGTAACTTGTTTTTTTGcaaataaaacattttttttcattacatGTTAATTTTAGAACGGAAAGAAAACACCTTCAGACATGTCGGCGAGGATTTTACTAGTTAATGGTCAATGGTAAAAACTTATTATTCCTCTAGGCAACCatctttaagaaaaaaataaatgaaccCTTAACTCGCCACCATCATTGCGGCAACTAAATCATTAATTAAACCTGCGTTGCCTTGAGAAtggtaatgaaaatgaaaatatcaattttcCTTCATCTCCATTTAATTTAtaattgcatatttttctttagaAAAATGATAAGCCAATGTGATATTAATTTGATGCCATATCATACAATTATTTGTTAAATAATTTGCTTTTATCATCTGCCATATGAAGCCTCCATCATGTGAAAAGAAACTATTGAAGTTAGTATGATATTATGTGTTATTCAATGTTCTTCATCTACCATGTTTAGTAATTATTTGATGGTGTCTGCTTTGCTTTCTGCAAGGTATATTGTGCATGCACAGTACCTAGAAGGGGTTTTCTTTCTCTCAATAAATATGAATACAAGTTAGAACACATAAAAAAGTAAAACACTTAAATTAACACCAAATGCTTAAGAGCATGTGTGTTTAGATTCAAGTAGAGATCAACTTGAAAGCACATTCAATTCAATGAAAGTAAGATATTTCTTTCACGTTTACTCTAtttgaatttgtgtttttcaatTGTCTCATAATAAGTGTAAAGTGTaaactgaaaaccaaagcaCACTAACTAACCAAGGACTTATGAAAAAGTTTAGAGGCAAAAATGCCAAATCTCCCAACTTAATGGAAGAAATCAGTTCACAGATTGTGAATCTAGAAACAGAAGTTCTCATGAGAGAAATTACTGGAGTAACACAAGTTATAATAGAATGAATGCTTCAAATTGTCATCTAAACATAAAATTAAGAGGGAGTTATAACAAATTAGCTATAGTCATTTATGCTGAGCAAAATGACCTAGCCAAAAGGGAAATTGCATCAAAGTTCTATGAGAAATTAAAGAGGAAACTAAGAGggtgttcaaacttcaaacttaaaaagaaaagaaaaacatttcaAACTCTTCAAGCCTTTCACTTCACTGCCAGGTCTGCCAAAGCATTTTCTTCTACCTGTGCTGGTGAAATCTTGGACTTCCTGCAAGGCTTGGAGACTTTCCCATTAGAGGGCTTAGGAATCAACCTGCAACTCAATTTCCTGAGAATCATGTTCCAACTTCCCTTATTAGACTTCATCATTTTCTCCAATTCATGCTTCATGGTCAAGCACTCCTTCTCAAGCTCAGAAACTCTATCTTTCATGTTGTCAAATGCCAAGACAGGGTTTGGTGGTGTGTTCCCATCAATATTCCTCAGCAGAGCAAGGTTTCCACTCAGGTTCTGTGTGTTTTCAAGGTTTTCAGAAGTAAAAAACCAACCAGCTACAGAGGTTCTGAGCTTCAGCTGTTCAAAGAACAGGACTTGGACAACAACTCTAAGTGGGAGCCTCTCATTTTGGGCTGCATGGGTGCTGGCTTCCAAAGACAGCTTCTGGCAATTCATGAGCCTGCAGATTTGTTCCTTCTCTGAGTCTGTCATCCAGGGATGAGTCTGAAAATTGAGAAATCCATTAAAGTCTTTCAAAGATAAACATTGATTCTACTTTTCTTGATCATCTGGCTTACTTTCAATATCA is a window of Lotus japonicus ecotype B-129 chromosome 5, LjGifu_v1.2 DNA encoding:
- the LOC130721286 gene encoding uncharacterized protein LOC130721286; amino-acid sequence: MTSTVHQSQNPATSFKRWGRKSPFVRYGLPMISLTVLGSLGLAHLLQGSKDIAKVKDDQEWEIIEARKALSRTGPVDAYQPKKISLEDELKVLQQKVDINDYEYKKIPKPNESHRN